Proteins encoded in a region of the Thunnus maccoyii chromosome 4, fThuMac1.1, whole genome shotgun sequence genome:
- the LOC121895679 gene encoding PHD and RING finger domain-containing protein 1-like gives MDKSAVLNTDGADATVDADKCYICLSFFREQTVASLDNCQHVFCLECILQWSQTANTCPVDRISFTFIHPGGNIQKKIKVRTHKKDDDEEEEEEERSSAVICEECGRSDRRHRLLVCIHCDSGYHIDCLTPSLNTGPEGDWICPDCTVTPHHTDGSVVEEEISDGELTDLLAEVDETPSTSSRLRPSTINQPSSSSGRRHSQRIQSRASSSPDPRPQTSWHVPKYLLRASKPSVATDESAAPQHSNLKTRKRRKRAT, from the exons ATGGATAAGTCAGCTGTGTTAAACACAGACGGTGCAGATGCAACAGTGGATGCAGATAAATGTTATATCTGCCTGAGTTTCTTCAGAGAGCAGACTGTTGCCTCTCTGGACAACTGCCAGCATGTGTTTTGTCTTGAATGTATTCTTCAGTGGTcccag ACAGCCAACACCTGTCCGGTGGATCGGATCAGTTTTACTTTCATCCATCCTGGAGGCAACATTCAAAAGAAG aTCAAAGTGAGGACGCACAaaaaggatgatgatgaagaagaagaagaagaggagcggAGCAGTGCTGTTATCTGTGAGGAATGTGGACGCAGCGACCGTAGGCACCGGCTGCTGGTGTGCATCCACTGTGATTCAGG GTATCATATAGACTGCTTGACACCTTCATTAAACACGGGCCCTGAAGGTGACTGGATTTGTCCTGATTGTACGGTCACTCCTCATCATACAG ATGGCTCAGTGGTAGAAGAAGAGATCAGCGATGGGGAACTAACAGACCTCTTAGCCGAAGTAGATGAGACGCCGTCTACCAGCAGTCGCCTTCGGCCCTCCACCATCAATCAACCCAGCAGCTCCAGTGGACGACGACACAGCCAGAGGATCCAGAGCAGAGCCAGCAGCAGTCCTGACCCTCGCCCCCAAACCTCCTGG CACGTACCTAAATACTTGTTACGGGCATCAAAGCCGTCAGTCGCAACAGATGAATCAGCTGCACCTCAACACAGCA ATTTAAAGACTAGAAAAAGAAGGAAACGTGCAACTTGA
- the LOC121895678 gene encoding lysophosphatidic acid receptor 6 encodes MNETGANCGVPSAEYQYYVYPVVYILALVLGLPGNLAALFVFTFKITPRTAFSVYISNLALADILILCTLPFRIHYHLNRNNWEFGDFTCRITGILFFANVYMSIYFMTCICVDRYMATVHPHVYLRLRSPRCSLVVSAVLWGVIGVAMLVFVLLGPLKTNTQESGGHSCFENFAMNEWQTRLGVYSVLGLIFGSLLPSIIILVCYPLAARRISKIQTKTAQKAVRVIYTILAITLFCFMPNHVVYLLHFLRRMGVIESCSAADAIYHARRITLALVTLNTCLDPVLYYVTTSHCNWKCLKMTWLWGTIRRTRGVYTIPVS; translated from the coding sequence ATGAACGAGACGGGTGCCAACTGTGGTGTGCCCTCAGCAGAGTACCAGTACTACGTTTACCCAGTGGTTTACATCTTAGCTTTAGTTTTAGGTCTACCAGGTAATCTCGCTGCCCTCTTCGTCTTCACCTTCAAGATCACTCCCCGCACAGCCTTCAGTGTTTACATCAGCAATCTGGCTCTGGCAGACATCCTCATCCTGTGCACTCTACCCTTTCGGATCCACTACCACCTCAACAGAAACAACTGGGAGTTTGGGGACTTTACCTGCCGCATCACAGGGATTCTGTTCTTTGCCAACGTCTACATGAGCATCTACTTCATGACGTGCATCTGCGTGGACCGCTACATGGCCACCGTACATCCGCACGTCTACCTGAGGCTGCGGAGCCCCCGGTGCTCTCTGGTTGTGAGCGCAGTGCTGTGGGGCGTCATTGGGGTGGCTATGCTCGTCTTTGTCCTCCTGGGACCTCTGAAAACCAACACTCAAGAATCTGGAGGTCATAGTTGCTTTGAGAATTTTGCCATGAATGAGTGGCAAACGCGCTTAGGGGTGTACAGCGTGCTTGGCCTGATCTTTGGCTCCCTGCTGCCCTCCATTATCATCCTGGTGTGTTACCCACTGGCTGCGAGACGCATCTCCAAGATACAGACTAAAACAGCCCAAAAAGCCGTGAGGGTCATTTACACCATCCTGGCTATAACGCTGTTCTGCTTCATGCCCAACCATGTTGTGTACCTGCTGCACTTCCTTCGACGCATGGGTGTCATCGAGAGCTGCTCTGCCGCCGATGCCATCTACCACGCCCGGCGGATCACCCTGGCCCTCGTCACCCTCAACACATGTCTGGACCCTGTGCTTTACTATGTCACCACCAGCCACTGCAACTGGAAATGCTTAAAGATGACATGGCTGTGGGGAACAATCAGGAGGACCAGAGGTGTTTATACCATTCCAGTTAGCTGA
- the ints11 gene encoding integrator complex subunit 11 has translation MPEINVTPLGAGQDVGRSCILVSIGGKNIMLDCGMHMGYNDDRRFPDFSYIIQNGRLTDFLDCVIISHFHLDHCGALPYMSEMVGYDGPIYMTHPTKAICPILLEDFRKITVDKKGETNFFTSQMIKDCMKKVIPLNLHQTVQVDDELEIKAYYAGHVLGAAMVHIKVGSESVVYTGDYNMTPDRHLGAAWIDKCRPDILISESTYATTIRDSKRCRERDFLKKVHESIERGGKVLIPVFALGRAQELCILLETFWERMNLKAPIYFSTGLTEKANHYYKLFITWTNQKIRKTFVQRNMFEFKHIKAFDRSYADNPGPMVVFATPGMLHAGQSLQIFKKWAGNEKNMVIMPGYCVQGTIGHKILNGQRKLEMEGRAMLDVKLQVEYMSFSAHADAKGIMQLIRMAEPRNMLLVHGEAVKMEFLKGKIEQEFSIDCYMPANGETATVTTNPSVPVDISLNLLKREMALGGPLPDPKKPRTMHGTLIMKENNLKLVSSEQALKELGLNEHQLRFTCRVQLQDPHSDPDTLHRIYTHLKSVLKGYTIQHLPDGTVMVESIVIKVSSSAEDSKTKVILLSWSYQDEDLGSFLSTLLKKGLPSGLC, from the exons AGACGTTTCCCAGATTTTTCGTACATAATCCAGAATGGACGCCTGACAGACTTTTTGGACTGTGTGATCATCAG TCATTTCCACTTAGACCACTGTGGCGCTCTGCCCTACATGAGTGAGATGGTGGGCTACGACGGACCCATCTACATGACCCATCCCACCAAGGCCATTTGTCCCATTTTGCTGGAAGACTTCCGGAAGATCACCGTTGACAAAAAGGGAGAAACTAACTTCTTCACTTCACAGATGATCAAGGACTGCATGAAGAAAGTGATACCTTTGAACCTCCACCAAACCGTCCAG GTGGATGATGAGCTGGAGATCAAGGCGTACTATGCAGGCCATGTCCTGGGAGCTGCCATGGTGCACATCAAAGTGGGATCAGAGTCTGTGGTCTACACT GGAGACTATAACATGACACCAGACAGGCATTTAGG TGCTGCATGGATCGATAAGTGCCGTCCAGACATCCTCATCTCTGAGTCCACATACGCCACCACCATCCGAGACTCaaagagatgcagagagagagactttttGAAGAAAGTGCATGAATCCatagaaagaggaggaaag gTTCTCATTCCAGTTTTTGCCCTCGGAAGAGCACAAGAACTCTGCATCCTGTTGGAGACATTTTG GGAGAGAATGAACCTGAAGGCACCAATCTACTTCTCCACTGGGCTGACAGAGAAAGCTAATCATTACTACAAGCTTTTCATAACGTGGACCAACCAGAAGATTCGAAAAACCTTTGTACAGAGAAACATGTTTGAATTTAAGCACATTAAGGCGTTTGATCGCTCCTACGCAGACAATCCTGGACCTATG GTGGTGTTTGCTACGCCGGGTATGCTGCATGCAGGTCAGTCGTTGCAGATCTTCAAGAAATGGGCTGGCAATGAGAAGAACATG GTAATCATGCCTGGGTATTGTGTACAAGGAACAATCGGTCACAAGATCCTAAATGGGCAAAGGAAACTGGAGATGGAAGGAAGAGCAAtg TTGGATGTGAAGCTGCAGGTGGAGTACATGTCCTTCAGTGCCCACGCTGATGCTAAGGGCATCATGCAGCTCATACGTATGGCGGAGCCTCGTAACATGCTGCTGGTACACGGGGAGGCGGTGAAGATGGAGTTCCTCAAGGGAAAGATTGAACAGGAGTTCA GCATCGACTGCTACATGCCAGCCAACGGAGAGACGGCCACTGTGACAACAAATCCCAGCGTGCCTGTGGATATCTCACTCAACCTGCTCAAGAGGGAGATGGCTCTCGGAG GGCCTCTACCTGATCCTAAAAAACCTCGCACCATGCATGGAACCCTGATCATGAAAGAAAAC AACCTGAAGCTGGTGTCCTCGGAGCAGGCCCTGAAGGAGCTGGGCCTCAACGAACATCAGTTACGCTTCACCTGCCGTGTGCAGCTCCAAGACCCCCACAGTGACCCGGACACGCTCCACAGAATCTACACACACCTGAAGAG CGTGTTAAAAGGTTACACCATCCAGCATCTCCCTGACGGCACCGTCATGGTGGAGTCTATCGTCATCAAAGTCTCCTCCTCCGCTGAAGACAGCAAAACCAAGGTCATACTGCTGTCCTGGAGTTATCAG GACGAGGACCTGGGAAGCTTTCTTTCAACTCTGCTGAAAAAAGGGCTTCCATCCGGACTGTGCTGA